From one Flavobacteriales bacterium genomic stretch:
- the gatC gene encoding Asp-tRNA(Asn)/Glu-tRNA(Gln) amidotransferase subunit GatC translates to MDITDKTVDELAHLARLQFEGEEKERIKKDLNKILTFMEKLNELDTDGVEPLIYMSEELNVMRKDEKKQTITQKQALKNAPKADSDYFKVPKVLKNPDAE, encoded by the coding sequence ATGGATATAACGGATAAAACGGTTGATGAGCTGGCGCACTTGGCGCGATTGCAGTTTGAAGGCGAGGAAAAAGAGCGCATCAAGAAGGATCTGAACAAGATCCTCACCTTCATGGAAAAGCTGAATGAGCTTGATACCGATGGCGTGGAACCGCTCATTTACATGTCGGAAGAACTGAACGTGATGCGCAAGGACGAGAAGAAACAGACCATCACACAAAAGCAAGCACTCAAAAACGCTCCGAAAGCCGATTCAGATTACTTCAAGGTTCCGAAGGTTCTAAAGAATCCAGATGCTGAATAG
- the dcm gene encoding DNA (cytosine-5-)-methyltransferase gives MKEYYSISEVADLLGKSKETLRRWDNNGKLTAVREPMSNYRVYHKDQLRIFDELAFLFNEAETQDAVKAKLDYSVLELFAGAGGLAIGLEQSGLKCVGLNEIDHWAAETLRRNRPNWNVMEGDVRNMDFSEFEGKVDVVTGGFPCQAFSYAGKKLGLKDARGTLFYEFARVVQQTRPLICMGENVRGLLNHDGGRTLEGLRSILDEIGYRVLEPKILKAIFYNVPQKRERLILIGIRKDVDVDFLFPKPYKKIYTVKDALKAGELYATDVPKSAGSKYPEHKKKVLDLVPPGGYWRDLPIDLQKEYMQKSFYLGGGKTGMARRISWDEPSLTLTCSPAQKQTERCHPDETRPFTVREYARIQTFPDDWKFAGAVSQQYKQIGNAVPCNLAKELGFSLVRFLNSAYSSKLIDARTQKTVVSG, from the coding sequence ATGAAAGAGTATTATAGCATTTCGGAAGTAGCCGACCTTCTGGGCAAGAGCAAGGAGACGCTGAGACGTTGGGACAACAACGGAAAGTTGACCGCAGTGCGCGAACCGATGAGCAACTATCGGGTTTACCACAAAGATCAGCTGCGCATTTTCGATGAGTTGGCGTTTCTGTTCAATGAGGCTGAAACACAGGACGCGGTCAAAGCAAAACTTGATTATTCGGTTTTAGAATTGTTTGCAGGTGCCGGTGGGCTTGCCATCGGTCTGGAACAGTCAGGACTGAAATGTGTAGGACTCAACGAGATCGATCATTGGGCAGCTGAAACGCTGAGAAGGAACCGCCCGAACTGGAACGTGATGGAAGGGGATGTCCGCAATATGGATTTCTCCGAATTTGAAGGAAAAGTTGATGTGGTCACAGGCGGATTTCCGTGTCAGGCGTTCAGCTACGCTGGGAAAAAGCTGGGGCTGAAAGACGCTCGCGGAACGCTCTTCTACGAATTTGCGCGCGTGGTACAGCAGACCAGGCCACTGATCTGCATGGGCGAAAATGTCCGTGGGCTTCTGAACCATGATGGTGGTAGAACGCTTGAAGGTCTGCGCTCCATTTTGGACGAGATCGGGTATCGGGTTCTGGAGCCGAAAATTCTCAAGGCAATTTTTTATAATGTTCCTCAAAAAAGAGAGCGTTTGATCTTGATCGGCATCAGAAAGGACGTTGATGTCGATTTCCTTTTTCCGAAACCATACAAAAAGATCTACACCGTAAAGGACGCCCTGAAGGCCGGAGAACTTTACGCCACCGATGTGCCGAAATCTGCTGGTTCCAAATACCCCGAACACAAGAAGAAGGTCTTAGATCTGGTTCCTCCAGGAGGTTATTGGCGCGACCTTCCAATTGACCTCCAAAAGGAGTATATGCAGAAGAGCTTTTATCTCGGAGGAGGTAAAACAGGGATGGCACGTAGGATAAGTTGGGATGAACCAAGCCTTACCCTAACATGCAGTCCAGCGCAGAAGCAAACGGAAAGATGCCATCCTGATGAAACCAGGCCATTTACCGTTAGAGAGTACGCGCGGATACAGACATTTCCGGATGATTGGAAATTTGCGGGCGCTGTTTCACAACAGTACAAACAGATCGGCAATGCCGTTCCGTGCAACCTTGCCAAAGAGCTCGGTTTTTCATTGGTCCGGTTTCTGAATAGTGCTTATTCTTCCAAGCTCATTGATGCCAGAACACAAAAGACCGTTGTAAGTGGATGA
- a CDS encoding Eco47II family restriction endonuclease, with translation MAKLNWISDGNLNAAVSHLLEKAKAAKSAAEKEFGKNVIDPFSALFEIAAFELNYDDWKKSETARQAQKTLQNHVGEFHQRILGSVDGWENLEVGNEVDLANHNRKIIAEIKNKYNTMKGSDKSGLYHTLDDLTMRKSSKFRGYTAYYVTIIPNRKAKFNKLFTPSDKSKGAKCPPNELIREIDGASFYDLATGVTNSLKELFEVLPSVVSEVSEGKLSVSKEEVQQFFAAAYGVLEKPR, from the coding sequence ATGGCAAAACTCAATTGGATCTCTGACGGGAATCTGAACGCAGCAGTTTCTCACCTGCTTGAAAAGGCGAAAGCTGCAAAATCAGCAGCTGAAAAGGAGTTTGGAAAGAATGTCATAGACCCGTTCTCAGCACTTTTCGAGATTGCCGCATTCGAATTGAATTATGACGATTGGAAGAAAAGTGAAACCGCGCGTCAGGCACAGAAAACGCTTCAGAATCACGTTGGGGAATTTCATCAACGAATATTGGGAAGCGTTGACGGTTGGGAGAACTTGGAAGTTGGAAACGAGGTTGATCTTGCAAATCACAACCGGAAGATCATTGCCGAGATAAAGAACAAGTACAATACCATGAAAGGCAGCGACAAGTCTGGTCTTTACCACACGCTCGATGACCTGACAATGAGGAAGTCAAGTAAATTCCGCGGCTATACTGCTTACTACGTTACAATTATTCCAAACAGGAAGGCCAAGTTCAATAAGTTGTTTACGCCTTCTGATAAGAGTAAAGGAGCGAAGTGTCCTCCCAATGAATTGATCAGAGAAATTGATGGGGCAAGTTTTTATGATCTGGCAACTGGTGTCACCAACTCATTGAAAGAACTTTTCGAGGTGTTACCTTCTGTTGTGTCCGAAGTGAGTGAAGGAAAACTATCCGTTTCTAAAGAAGAGGTGCAACAGTTTTTTGCCGCTGCGTACGGAGTGCTGGAGAAACCAAGATGA
- a CDS encoding polyketide cyclase, which produces MTITISTTVDAPIAKAWEVWTKPEFIVQWNFASDDWCCPSAVNDLRPNGKFSWRMEAKDGSFGFDYGGDYVEVLENERIEMLLGDGRKVEVLFAHQNGQTIVTESFETEDVNSAEMQKQGWSAILGNYKKCVEANA; this is translated from the coding sequence ATGACGATCACTATTTCAACCACGGTCGATGCGCCCATTGCCAAGGCGTGGGAAGTTTGGACCAAACCCGAATTTATTGTTCAATGGAATTTTGCAAGCGATGATTGGTGCTGCCCAAGCGCGGTGAATGACCTTCGACCAAATGGAAAATTTTCGTGGAGAATGGAAGCCAAAGACGGAAGTTTTGGGTTTGATTATGGCGGAGATTATGTGGAGGTTCTCGAAAATGAACGCATCGAGATGCTATTGGGAGACGGACGAAAGGTGGAGGTTCTGTTTGCACACCAGAACGGCCAGACAATTGTTACCGAGTCGTTTGAGACAGAAGATGTGAACTCGGCCGAAATGCAAAAACAAGGCTGGTCTGCCATTCTTGGTAATTACAAGAAGTGCGTTGAGGCAAACGCCTGA
- a CDS encoding BrxA/BrxB family bacilliredoxin translates to MYPPEIVIPMKQDITSAGVEELLTPEDVDNAIKADGTTLVFINSVCGCAAGNARPAMKMAVKHSKTPDRVTTVFAGFDKDAVAQARQYMAPYPPSSPSIALFKDGNLVHFIERHHIEGRPAEMIAENLTAAFDEFC, encoded by the coding sequence ATGTATCCTCCAGAAATAGTTATACCGATGAAGCAGGACATTACCTCAGCAGGTGTTGAGGAACTGCTTACACCCGAAGACGTTGATAACGCCATCAAGGCTGATGGAACCACGTTGGTTTTTATCAATTCGGTCTGTGGTTGTGCCGCAGGCAATGCCCGCCCAGCCATGAAAATGGCCGTAAAGCACAGCAAAACGCCAGACCGAGTAACTACGGTTTTTGCGGGTTTCGATAAAGATGCGGTGGCGCAGGCACGTCAGTACATGGCGCCTTATCCACCAAGCAGTCCGAGTATTGCGCTTTTCAAAGACGGGAACTTGGTTCATTTCATTGAGCGCCACCACATTGAAGGTCGCCCAGCGGAAATGATCGCGGAGAATTTGACAGCCGCTTTTGATGAGTTCTGTTGA
- a CDS encoding nitroreductase: protein MRYNLSEIKAVIEDRRTIHPENYSTRVVQKEIIKELLDAAKWAPTHRYTQPWFFKVFVGDGLKKLSEFQSELYKEVKGDAFEEEKYQKLKARPLMATAIIGIGMKRDEAERDPVEEEIASVAMAVQNMKLLAAAHGIGAFWASGGVTYLPQTKEWIGLGEKDKFLGFLYLGYPKDGWPRKTRRKPQEYYTEWVE from the coding sequence ATGCGCTACAATCTCAGCGAAATCAAAGCCGTTATCGAGGACAGGCGGACCATCCATCCAGAAAATTACTCCACCCGTGTGGTGCAAAAGGAAATAATCAAGGAATTGCTCGATGCCGCTAAGTGGGCACCCACGCATCGGTACACGCAACCGTGGTTCTTCAAAGTATTTGTTGGAGATGGGTTGAAAAAACTCTCCGAATTCCAGTCTGAACTTTACAAAGAGGTGAAAGGTGATGCGTTTGAGGAAGAGAAATATCAAAAGTTGAAAGCACGCCCGCTGATGGCAACAGCCATTATCGGTATCGGAATGAAGCGGGATGAAGCAGAACGCGATCCCGTTGAGGAAGAAATTGCTTCCGTTGCGATGGCTGTTCAGAACATGAAACTGTTGGCAGCCGCACACGGGATTGGAGCATTTTGGGCTTCTGGCGGGGTAACTTATTTGCCGCAGACCAAAGAATGGATCGGGTTGGGAGAAAAAGACAAATTCCTCGGATTCCTTTATCTTGGTTACCCGAAAGATGGTTGGCCGCGAAAGACGCGCAGAAAGCCACAGGAATATTACACAGAATGGGTTGAATAA
- the ytxJ gene encoding bacillithiol system redox-active protein YtxJ gives MPWKNLTEEQQIQNIVELSHEKPQLIFKHSTRCSISIMAKSRLDSDWNLENVEPWYLDLLSYRNVSNAVASQLGVQHESPQAILLKDGVVVHDSSHNAISLRELRRWDR, from the coding sequence GTGCCATGGAAGAATCTGACAGAGGAGCAACAGATTCAGAATATTGTAGAGCTATCGCACGAAAAACCGCAGCTGATCTTTAAGCACAGCACGCGCTGTTCCATCAGCATAATGGCCAAAAGCAGATTGGACTCGGATTGGAACCTGGAAAACGTGGAACCGTGGTACCTCGACCTGCTTTCCTATCGCAATGTTTCCAATGCGGTGGCATCACAATTGGGCGTGCAACACGAATCTCCGCAGGCCATTCTGCTGAAAGATGGCGTGGTCGTGCATGACAGTTCGCACAATGCTATTTCACTTCGCGAGTTGAGGAGGTGGGATAGGTAA
- a CDS encoding flotillin family protein produces the protein MSYIIIGVVAGILFLFVLIVSLLARYKRCPSDHILVVYGKVGSDAEGGRSAKCIHGGAAFIWPIFQDYAFLDLTPLSIEVNLTSALSRQNIRVDVPSRFTVGISTEPATMVNAAERLLGLSKQDIHNLAIDIIFGQLRLVVATMDIEEINNNRDKFLSNVASNVEAELQKIGLKLINVNVTDIKDESGYIEALGKEAAAKAVNDARKTVAEKNRDGSIGESIAQKDERVQVAAAIAEAKIGEAAANQNERVQVASADSKAKVGEAEANANARIGEAEAQKQERMSVAEANARAVEGENTSRIAIADSDSERRQREAEAVKKAVAMEKVSQARALEEAYAAEEKAERARAEKERATQTANQVVSAEVDKTKIEIDAEAEAERIRRIAKGEADAILFRKQAEAQGLYEVLSKQAQGFQQLVSAAGNNSKDAAMLMIADKLEQLVRLQAEAIQNVKIDKVTVWDSGSKGKDGKTNTADFISGMYGSVPPLQEMFQMAGLNLPEYLKGKEGGDEEVQDAGVEEKPAPKSAPKDDSDKNEKEEK, from the coding sequence ATGAGTTATATCATTATCGGAGTAGTTGCGGGAATTCTGTTCCTGTTTGTGCTTATTGTTTCATTGCTGGCGCGATACAAGCGCTGCCCTTCTGACCACATTTTGGTGGTTTATGGTAAGGTCGGTAGCGATGCCGAAGGCGGCCGTTCGGCCAAGTGTATTCACGGTGGCGCGGCTTTCATTTGGCCGATCTTTCAGGATTACGCCTTTTTGGATCTGACACCGCTTTCCATTGAGGTGAATCTCACATCTGCATTGAGCCGTCAGAACATCCGTGTGGATGTACCGTCACGCTTTACCGTTGGTATTTCTACAGAACCAGCCACCATGGTCAATGCGGCCGAGCGTCTCCTTGGTCTTTCCAAGCAGGATATTCACAACCTCGCCATCGACATCATTTTCGGTCAGTTGCGTCTTGTGGTTGCCACCATGGACATTGAAGAGATAAACAACAACCGCGACAAGTTCCTCTCGAACGTGGCAAGCAACGTGGAGGCGGAATTGCAGAAGATCGGCCTCAAGCTCATCAACGTGAACGTAACGGACATCAAGGATGAGTCAGGCTACATCGAAGCACTTGGAAAAGAAGCGGCCGCTAAAGCGGTGAACGATGCAAGAAAGACCGTTGCCGAGAAAAACCGTGATGGTTCTATCGGTGAATCGATCGCGCAGAAAGATGAGCGAGTGCAAGTAGCTGCGGCCATTGCTGAGGCGAAGATCGGGGAAGCGGCAGCGAATCAGAACGAGCGTGTTCAGGTGGCAAGTGCCGATTCGAAAGCAAAAGTGGGCGAGGCTGAGGCCAACGCCAACGCGAGAATCGGAGAAGCCGAGGCCCAGAAACAGGAAAGAATGAGTGTTGCCGAGGCGAACGCCCGAGCGGTTGAGGGAGAAAACACATCAAGAATTGCCATTGCCGATTCAGACTCAGAGAGAAGGCAGCGGGAAGCAGAGGCGGTGAAAAAAGCGGTGGCGATGGAAAAGGTTTCTCAGGCGAGAGCCTTGGAAGAGGCCTACGCGGCTGAGGAAAAAGCAGAACGCGCCCGTGCCGAGAAAGAGCGCGCCACGCAAACTGCCAATCAGGTTGTAAGCGCGGAGGTTGATAAGACCAAGATCGAGATCGATGCCGAGGCGGAAGCAGAGCGCATCCGAAGAATTGCCAAAGGTGAGGCCGATGCGATCCTGTTCAGAAAACAAGCGGAGGCACAAGGTCTTTACGAGGTATTGAGCAAGCAGGCGCAAGGTTTCCAACAATTGGTCAGCGCGGCTGGAAACAACTCGAAAGATGCAGCCATGCTGATGATCGCGGACAAACTGGAACAGCTTGTAAGACTTCAGGCCGAGGCCATCCAGAATGTGAAGATCGACAAGGTGACGGTTTGGGACAGCGGTTCGAAAGGAAAGGACGGCAAGACAAACACGGCCGACTTCATCTCTGGAATGTACGGTTCCGTTCCGCCTTTGCAGGAGATGTTCCAAATGGCAGGGTTGAATCTGCCTGAATACCTGAAAGGAAAAGAGGGTGGAGATGAGGAAGTTCAGGATGCTGGGGTGGAAGAAAAACCAGCACCGAAATCTGCTCCAAAGGATGACTCCGACAAGAACGAAAAAGAGGAAAAGTAA
- a CDS encoding alpha/beta fold hydrolase, whose translation MRYLFLLAVLGLVSCSQPKQEEAVAETPSCEYNDFKTPGNYQAGGVQMIDLKEGYKVWTKRFGNSPMKVLILHGGPAGTHEYLESFQSFFPKANIEFFEYDQLGSYYSDQPTDTSLYNIPRFVEEVEQVRQKLGLNKDNFILLGQSWGGILAMEYALKYQQNLKGLVICNMTADFHKYAAYNNKLREELRPSLVDTLKMYEDAGDYSNPVYLELVEKEFYAKHICRIYPFPEPVARSFSHFNMDVYTYMQGPSEFVPGGILKDWSVWDRLHEISVPTLMVGAKYDSMNPEEMKEMSTLVQNGEYLYCPNGSHLALWDDQQVFMDGVIGFIHRVFE comes from the coding sequence ATGAGATACCTTTTCCTGTTGGCCGTTCTTGGCCTTGTAAGCTGTTCGCAACCAAAGCAAGAAGAAGCGGTTGCCGAAACACCATCTTGCGAATACAATGATTTCAAAACCCCTGGCAATTATCAGGCTGGCGGAGTTCAGATGATCGACCTGAAAGAAGGCTACAAGGTTTGGACGAAGCGTTTTGGAAACAGCCCGATGAAAGTGCTGATCCTGCACGGTGGCCCAGCGGGAACGCACGAATACTTGGAGAGCTTCCAGAGCTTTTTCCCGAAGGCGAATATTGAGTTTTTTGAATACGACCAGCTTGGTTCGTATTACTCCGATCAACCGACTGACACCAGCCTTTACAACATACCACGGTTTGTAGAGGAGGTAGAGCAGGTGCGCCAGAAATTGGGTTTGAACAAGGACAACTTTATTCTTCTCGGACAAAGTTGGGGCGGTATTCTTGCCATGGAATATGCACTCAAGTACCAACAGAACCTGAAAGGATTGGTAATCTGCAACATGACGGCCGATTTCCATAAATACGCGGCTTACAACAACAAACTCCGCGAAGAACTCCGCCCGAGTTTGGTGGACACGCTGAAGATGTATGAAGACGCGGGCGATTACTCAAACCCTGTTTACTTGGAATTGGTGGAGAAGGAATTCTACGCCAAACACATTTGCCGCATTTATCCATTTCCTGAGCCAGTTGCGCGCAGCTTCTCGCACTTCAACATGGATGTTTATACCTATATGCAAGGCCCAAGCGAGTTTGTTCCAGGCGGTATTCTGAAGGACTGGAGCGTTTGGGACAGATTGCATGAAATTTCTGTTCCCACGTTGATGGTCGGAGCCAAGTACGACAGCATGAACCCTGAGGAAATGAAGGAGATGTCAACCCTTGTTCAGAACGGGGAATACCTCTACTGCCCGAATGGCAGCCACCTCGCCCTGTGGGACGACCAGCAGGTTTTTATGGATGGGGTGATCGGGTTTATTCATCGGGTATTCGAATGA
- the lysS gene encoding lysine--tRNA ligase: MHELSEQEIVRRDALKKLEDLGIDPYPAAEFPVNILATDLKKRFEGGEELNDVVLAGRLMSVRVMGKASFAELQDASGRVQIYIARDEICPGDDKTLYNEVFKKLLDFGDFIGIKGHVFRTQVGETSVHVKELTVLAKSVKPLPVVKTDADGKVHDAVTDAEFRYRQRYVDLVVNPKTKEVFKKRTKLYSVFRDYFNEHDILEVETPILQAIPGGAAARPFITHHNALNIPLYLRIANELYLKRLIVGGFDGVYEFAKDFRNEGMDRTHNPEFTVMEIYVAYKDYNWMMDFTEKLLEKACIALNGTTEIKYGNMEVSFKAPYPRVPMLDAIKEHTGVDITGMGEEELRQVCKDLGVEVDPSMGKGKLIDEIFGEKCEANYVQPTFITDYPVEMSPLTKKHRSKEGLVERFELMICGKEIANAYSELNDPLEQRERFEEQMRLADRGDDEAMMIDQDFLRALEYGMPPTSGMGIGMDRLAMMLTDQHSIQDILFFPQMRPEKKTEKKVELNENEKLVFDILAKNSPMDLNDLKTRSALSGKQWDKSIKGLTSMGVAKVTKTDAGLTVEAV; this comes from the coding sequence ATGCACGAACTAAGCGAACAGGAGATTGTCAGACGCGATGCGCTGAAGAAGCTCGAAGACCTTGGCATTGACCCGTATCCAGCGGCCGAATTCCCCGTGAACATTCTTGCTACGGACCTGAAGAAACGTTTCGAGGGTGGCGAAGAGTTGAACGATGTGGTTCTTGCTGGTCGCTTGATGAGCGTGCGTGTGATGGGAAAAGCCTCGTTTGCGGAGCTGCAAGATGCTTCTGGCCGTGTGCAGATCTACATCGCGAGAGACGAGATCTGCCCTGGCGATGACAAGACGCTTTATAATGAGGTGTTCAAGAAACTGCTCGATTTCGGTGATTTCATCGGCATTAAAGGGCATGTTTTCAGAACGCAGGTTGGCGAAACTTCAGTACATGTGAAGGAATTGACCGTGCTTGCCAAGTCGGTGAAGCCGCTGCCTGTGGTAAAGACCGATGCAGACGGAAAGGTGCATGATGCGGTGACCGATGCGGAGTTCCGCTATCGTCAGCGGTACGTGGATCTTGTGGTGAACCCGAAAACCAAAGAGGTTTTCAAGAAGCGCACGAAGCTTTACAGCGTGTTCCGCGATTACTTCAACGAGCATGATATTTTGGAGGTGGAAACGCCTATCCTGCAGGCCATTCCTGGTGGTGCAGCTGCACGTCCGTTCATCACGCATCATAACGCGCTGAACATTCCCCTTTATCTGCGTATTGCGAACGAGCTTTACCTGAAGCGATTGATCGTGGGCGGTTTCGATGGCGTGTACGAGTTCGCCAAGGATTTCCGTAACGAAGGCATGGACCGCACACACAATCCTGAGTTCACGGTGATGGAGATCTACGTGGCCTACAAGGATTACAATTGGATGATGGACTTCACCGAGAAGCTTCTCGAAAAAGCCTGTATTGCGCTGAATGGCACGACCGAGATCAAGTACGGAAACATGGAGGTGAGCTTCAAAGCGCCTTATCCACGCGTACCGATGCTGGATGCCATCAAGGAGCATACAGGTGTTGACATCACTGGCATGGGTGAGGAAGAATTGCGCCAAGTGTGCAAAGACCTTGGCGTGGAGGTTGACCCAAGCATGGGCAAAGGCAAACTCATCGATGAGATCTTTGGTGAGAAATGTGAGGCGAATTATGTTCAGCCAACATTCATCACGGATTATCCCGTTGAAATGTCGCCACTGACCAAAAAGCACCGCAGCAAAGAAGGATTGGTGGAGCGCTTTGAGCTGATGATCTGCGGAAAGGAGATTGCCAACGCATACTCTGAGCTGAACGATCCGTTGGAGCAGCGCGAGCGTTTTGAAGAGCAAATGCGTTTGGCCGACCGTGGTGATGATGAGGCCATGATGATCGATCAGGATTTCTTGCGCGCATTGGAATACGGCATGCCGCCAACTTCAGGAATGGGCATCGGCATGGATCGCTTGGCCATGATGCTGACCGACCAGCATTCTATTCAGGACATTCTGTTCTTCCCTCAGATGCGGCCAGAGAAAAAGACAGAGAAGAAAGTAGAGCTGAACGAGAACGAGAAACTTGTTTTCGACATTCTTGCCAAGAACTCGCCCATGGACCTGAACGACCTGAAAACCCGATCTGCTCTCAGCGGAAAGCAGTGGGACAAGAGCATCAAAGGGCTAACCTCTATGGGCGTTGCCAAGGTGACCAAGACGGATGCTGGGTTGACCGTGGAGGCGGTTTAA
- a CDS encoding CocE/NonD family hydrolase — protein MKNNPTSPSAFGISPKGRILLASSLRLSFVLVLFFLFSPAQAGGGKEGDKTLGQTHYSPEPQYKAAFDYYSRYVPMSDGVKLAVDVFLPKNLEEGKKVPTVVYFVRYVRTFELKAFWRGLKDPAFGSVAEDEVKFFNSHGYAVAIVDLRGTGASYGHRDMEFSPQEVNDMGQMLDWIVKEPWSDGKTATTGISYTGTTAELALITKHPSLKACVPRSNIWDLYTDIVFPGGIRQSPFIKVWKLTTNSLDNNNMSVFGKKIDTFVKQPHPVDGDKKGEELHVAMEQHKDNYDIFDGLYRIEARDEPDRGHGAELTADDCSIHNRKEDIQAGGVPIFRISGWFDGALPNSVFKGFWNTSNTKRVMIGPWDHGPGQYFTNFTGNKEKELNIKMEILRFLDQYVKGIDTGLDKEPPVNYFTMGEQAWKASNTWPPKEVQSTEMFFSPELLENEKPAKEEIVTYNCDYNTTTGYGEKGGGTRWNSLTTLYKYEKTYYGPRGGQDLLMEVFDGPVLEKDVEITGHPEVHLNLSTNTGEGHVFAYLEEVLPDGTSRYITEGMLDINHVNLCKDGDYSCCFPQHSFKEKDMVKLKPDEFKKTVINMIPTSYTVMAGNRIRMAIGVADKDHFDIPEESIRPEKLNIKTGGDNGSFVRLPIVYKDVN, from the coding sequence ATGAAAAACAACCCCACAAGCCCCTCTGCCTTCGGCATCTCCCCAAAGGGGAGAATCCTGCTTGCAAGCAGCCTTCGTCTTTCCTTTGTTCTTGTTCTCTTTTTTCTTTTTTCTCCCGCCCAAGCGGGTGGAGGCAAGGAAGGCGACAAAACCCTTGGACAAACCCACTACAGCCCCGAACCGCAGTACAAAGCGGCCTTCGATTATTATTCGCGGTATGTGCCGATGAGCGATGGCGTGAAGCTGGCGGTGGATGTCTTTCTCCCAAAGAATTTGGAGGAAGGAAAGAAGGTGCCGACCGTAGTTTATTTCGTTCGGTATGTGCGAACATTCGAGCTCAAAGCCTTTTGGCGTGGACTGAAAGACCCAGCTTTCGGAAGTGTTGCCGAGGATGAGGTCAAGTTCTTCAACTCGCACGGTTATGCTGTCGCGATTGTTGACTTGCGCGGAACGGGCGCGTCTTATGGTCACCGCGACATGGAATTTTCGCCACAGGAAGTGAACGACATGGGGCAGATGCTCGATTGGATCGTGAAAGAACCGTGGTCTGATGGGAAGACCGCCACCACTGGAATCTCCTACACGGGAACAACGGCCGAGTTGGCGCTCATTACGAAGCACCCATCGCTGAAAGCGTGTGTTCCGCGCAGCAATATCTGGGACCTCTATACCGACATCGTTTTTCCAGGAGGAATCCGTCAGTCACCGTTCATTAAGGTTTGGAAGTTGACCACCAACTCGCTGGATAACAATAACATGTCGGTTTTCGGGAAGAAGATCGACACGTTTGTGAAACAGCCGCACCCTGTCGATGGCGACAAAAAGGGAGAGGAGCTGCATGTGGCCATGGAGCAGCACAAGGACAACTACGACATTTTCGATGGCCTTTATCGCATTGAGGCGCGTGATGAACCAGACCGTGGCCACGGTGCGGAGCTAACGGCAGACGACTGTAGCATTCACAACCGTAAAGAAGACATTCAGGCGGGTGGTGTTCCGATCTTCCGTATCTCGGGTTGGTTCGATGGTGCGCTTCCGAACTCGGTTTTCAAAGGTTTTTGGAACACTTCGAACACCAAGCGGGTGATGATCGGTCCTTGGGATCATGGTCCAGGGCAATACTTCACCAATTTCACAGGAAACAAGGAAAAGGAACTCAACATCAAAATGGAGATACTGCGGTTCCTGGATCAATATGTGAAGGGAATCGACACGGGATTGGATAAGGAACCGCCAGTTAATTATTTCACCATGGGCGAGCAGGCGTGGAAGGCTTCCAACACGTGGCCCCCAAAAGAGGTGCAATCGACCGAGATGTTCTTTTCGCCAGAATTGCTTGAGAACGAAAAACCCGCCAAGGAAGAGATCGTGACGTACAATTGCGATTACAACACCACAACAGGCTACGGGGAAAAAGGTGGTGGCACACGCTGGAACTCATTGACCACGCTCTACAAATATGAGAAAACGTATTACGGCCCGCGAGGAGGTCAGGATCTGTTGATGGAGGTTTTTGATGGGCCCGTTCTGGAAAAGGATGTGGAGATAACGGGTCATCCAGAAGTTCATTTGAATTTGAGCACCAACACAGGAGAAGGCCATGTTTTCGCGTACTTGGAAGAAGTGCTTCCTGACGGCACCAGCCGCTACATCACCGAAGGGATGCTCGACATCAACCATGTGAACCTGTGCAAGGATGGCGATTATTCGTGCTGTTTTCCACAGCATTCGTTCAAAGAGAAGGACATGGTGAAACTCAAACCAGATGAGTTTAAGAAGACGGTCATCAACATGATTCCGACCAGTTATACGGTCATGGCGGGCAATCGAATCCGAATGGCAATAGGAGTGGCCGATAAGGATCATTTCGACATTCCCGAAGAAAGCATCCGACCAGAAAAACTGAATATCAAAACGGGCGGAGATAACGGTAGTTTTGTCCGTCTTCCTATTGTTTACAAAGACGTCAATTGA